DNA sequence from the Gallaecimonas xiamenensis 3-C-1 genome:
AGATATTCCTTGGATTGCATTTCCTGCAGGCGCGACAGGCAGCGTTGGAACTCGAACTGCAGCCGCTCGCCGGCGTAGAGACTGAACATGTCCACCTCGGCCAGCATGATGAGCTTGACGCCCCGCTCGTAGAACTCGTCCACCATGGCGATAAAACGGCGGGCCACGTCTTCCTTGTTGGCGCCCATCTGGAACACGTCGCTGACCAGCACCGAATGGTAAAGGCGGGCCAGCTCCATGTAGTCGGCCTGGCTGCGGGGGCCATCACAGAGGGCGGCAAAGTCGATAAGCAGCACCCCGTCAGCCTCGGCCAGGGCGGCGATGGGCCGCCCTTCCACTTCCAGGGTAACGTCTTGACGGGCCGGCTCGGTGGCCAACTGCCCCAGGTAGCTTTGCAGCTGGTCCCGGCCCTGCTGGTCACAGGGATAATGAAATAGCTTGGCCTGTTCCAGGGTACGGAGCCGGTAATCGATGCCGGAGTCGACGTTGACCACGTCGCAGTTGGCCTTGATAAGGGCGATGGCCGGCAAGAAGCGGGCCCGCTGCAGGCCGTTGCGGTACAGCTCGTCCGGCACGATGTTGGAGGTGGCCACCAGTATGATGCCGCGCTCGAATAGGGCCTCGAACAGTGTGCCCAGCAGCATGGCATCGGTAATGTCGGAGACGAAGAATTCGTCGAAGCAGATGATGTCCGCCTCGCCGGCAATTTTGTCGGCGATCTTCAGCAAGGGATCAGTCTCACCCTTGAAGACTTTCAGCTCCTGGTGCACCCGGTGCATGAAGCGGTGGAAGTGGGCGCGCAGCTTACGCTCGGTGGGCAGGCACTCGAAGAAGGTGTCCACCAGGTAGGTTTTACCCCTACCGACCCCACCCCAGAAGTAGATCCCCTGGACCTTGGCCCTGGGGGCCTTGCGCACCCGATTCCACAACCCCTTGAGCCCGGACGCCGGCTGGGTTTCCCGAGCGCAGAAGTCATCATAGAGGCGTTGCAGTTGCCTTACGGCATGCTCCTGCGCGGCGTCATGCATGAATTCCGGGCGGGCCAAGTCCGCTTGATAGCGCTGCCAGGGAGTCATCGGATCAGGGTCTCTTCAGGGCCAAAATGAGGGCGGGCATGGTACCACGGACCCTGGCTTGCAGGTATATTGGAAACAGAACTTAAGGACGGGAGTGGCAATGTCCATCATCAATTACGCAATTTGTTTCGTCGTGGGCATCGTAGTGGGCCTGGTGATAGGCCGCCTGCGGGGCACCACCCCCCTGGGAGAGGATAAACTGCGCCAGGAACTGGAGCAGACCCAGCTGGATTTGGAACAGTACAAGGAAGACGTCAAGGACCACTTCGAAGAGAGTGCCGAGATGATGAAGCAGTTGGCCAAGGACTACGACCGCCTGGCCCGTCATGTCAGCGAAGGTGCCGGCACCCTGCTGAGCCTGGACGCCGACGTGTTGTCCCTGCGCTATACCGAGGAGCCGGAACCCGAGCAACAGCTTGACCTGCTTACCGAGCCGCCACGGGACTATTCCCATGAGCGTCATGGCCTTATCAAGAAATAAATCTGGAACTTTTTAACATCTCCCAAGGTCAGTGATTGAGCCAAGACTGAAACAGCCTTTGTATTTTTAGGAGATTCAGTACGAATGAAGCCTCTCTCTATCCTTGTGTCTGCGGCCCTGTTGGGTTCCGCTTCCCTCGCTACCCTGCCGGCTCAGGCTGCCCTGCCGGGCAACGTGGCCGGCCAGGAAATGCCCAGCCTGGCCCCCATGCTGGAGCAAGTAACCCCGGCTGTGGTCAGCATCAACGTGGCCGGCACCCATGTGTCGCGCCAGCGGATCCCCGATGCTTTCCGCTTCTTCTTCGGCCCCAATGCCCCCCAGGAACAAACCCGGGAGCAGCCCTTCGAAGGCCTGGGCTCAGGTGTCATCATCGACGCCAAGAACGGCTATGTGGTCACCAACAACCACGTGGTGGACGAGGCCGACAAGATTGAAGTCAGCCTGACCGACGGCCGCACCTTTAAGGCCAAGAAGATTGGCGCCGACAAGGACGTGGACATCGCCCTGCTGCAGATCGAGGCCGACGGCCTGACCCAGATCCAACAGGCCGACTCCGACGAACTGCGGGTCGGTGACTTTGCGGTGGCCATCGGCAACCCCCTTGGCCTGGGCCAGACCGTTACCTCAGGCATCGTCTCGGCCTTGGGCCGCAGCGACCTGCAGGTGGAAAACCTGGAAAACTTCATCCAGACCGATGCCGCCATCAACAGAGGTAACTCCGGTGGCGCCCTGGTCAACCTCCGTGGCGAGCTGATCGGCATCAACACCGCCATCATCGGCCCCAACGGCGGCAACATCGGTATCGGCTTTGCCATCCCGGTCAACATGATGAAGAACCTGGTCAAGCAGATAGTCGACCACGGTGAAGTGCGTCGGGGCTACCTGGGCATCATGGGCGGCGAGCTGACCCATGAGCTGGCCAAGGCCATGGGCTACAAGTCCGGCCAAGGGGCCTTTGTTTCCCAGGTGCTGGAAGACTCCGCTGCCGATAAGGCCGGGATCAAGGCCGGTGACATCGTCACCCATATCGACGGCAAGGCGGTGAAGAGCTTCGGCGAACTGCGCGCCAAGGTGGCCACTCTGGGTGAAGGGGCCAAGGTCAAACTGGGCCTGGTTCGCGACGGCGACGAGAAAACCGTCACCGTCACCCTGACCGGCCAGTCCGACGCCAAAGAAGCCGCCGGTGAAGCCCTGCATCCGCGCCTGGACGGTGCCGAGTTCGAGAACGACAGCAAGGGCATCAAGGTCACCAAGGTGGCTGAGCGCTCCCCTGCTGCCTACACCGGCCTGGAACAGGGTGACATCATCGTCGGCGTCAACCGCCAGCGGGTGAAGACGGTCAAGGATCTCGAGAAGATCCTCGACAGCAACGGTGACGGCGGTGTGCTGGCATTGAACATCATCCGTGGCCGCACCAGCCTCTACCTGGTGATCCGCTAACACTGTGTATCTGAATGTAAAGGGGCCGCCAGGCCCCTTTTTGCTGCCTGGGTAAACCTGCTATGCTCGCTCTTTATTCGACTGACAGGCTGGGTTGATGGGGCGCCTTTTCAAAGACGTGGGCAAAGCGATACTTCTGGGGTTGATCCTTGCGGCCCTGCTGCTCACCTTCTTCCCCACATTGCGCCAGTCCCAGGACCAGACCCAGAGCCTGTTCCGCAAGGAAGACAACTTCCCGCCGATCCTGTCTTTCTCCACGGCGGTGCGCCGGGCCGCCCCGGCCGTAGTCAACATCTACTCGGTCAGCAACGCCGGCACCAACCTCTATGAGCAGCGAGGCACCATCAAGGGCCTGGGCTCTGGAGTGATCATGACCGCCAAGGGCCATATCCTCACCAACTACCACGTCATCGACGATGCCGACCAGATAGTGGTGGCACTGCAGGACGGCCGGGTTTCCTACGCAGAGTTAGTGGGCACTGACCCACTGACCGACCTGGCAGTACTGCAGGTGGATCTGGACAACCTGCCGGTTATCCCCCAGGACACCCATAACGAAGCCCAGGTGGGGGATCTGGTACTGGCCATAGGCAATCCCTACAACATCGGCCAGACCATCACCCAGGGCATCATTTCCGCCACCGGCCGCTCCGGCATGAGCTCCACCGGCTACCAGGACTTCCTGCAGACCGATGCCGCCATCAACGCCGGCAACTCCGGTGGCGCCCTGGTCAATACCAACGGGGTACTGGTGGGTATCAACACCGCCCTTTTCCACCTGTCGCAGCGGGTGGACGTGCCCGGCATCAGCTTTGCCATTCCCTACACCCTGGCCGCCAAGATCCTCAAGGAACTGGTGGAAAACGGCCGGGTGATCCGGGGCTATTTCGGGGTCAACTACCAGCAGCCGAGGGTCCCCATCATGACCCAGCCGCCGCTGATCACCGCCGTGGACAAGGACTCGCCGGCAGCCAAAGGGGGTATCAAGGTGGGGGATCTTATTGTCGGTATCGATGGCAAGCCCATCCGCAACGGCCTGGAAGCCATGGACCTGGTGGCTGAAACCAAGCCCGGCACCACCATAGAGGTGGCGGTGGTGCGCAAGGAGCAGAAGCTGACCCTCAAGGTGATGGTGGGAGAAAGGCCACCGGACTACTGACATTCCCATACAAAAAAGGCGCCTTACGGCGCCTTTTCTTATTTGACCCGGCGGATGTTGGCGCCGAGCTTGGAGAACTTGTCCTCGATGCACTCATAACCACGGTCAATGTGGTAGATGCGGTCCACCAGGGTTTCCCCGTCGGCCAACAGGCCGGCGATCACCAGGCTGGCCGAGGCGCGCAGGTCCGTGGCCATCACCTGGGCACCGGACAGGTGCTCCACCCCTTTGACCAGGGCGTTGTTGCCGTCCAGGCTGATGTCGGCACCCATGCGGGACAGCTCAGGCACGTGCATGAAGCGGTTCTCAAAGATGGTTTCCTTGATCCGCGCCGAGCCTTCGGCCACCGCATTGAGCACAGTGAACTGAGCCTGCATGTCGGTGGGGAAAGCCGGATAAGGGGCCGTGGTCACGTCCACCGCCTTTGGGCGCTTGCCGTGCATGTCCAGGCGGATCCAGTCGTCCCCGGTTTCGATTTCGGCACCGGCTTCTTCCAACTTGGCCAGCACCGCTTCGAGCAGGCTGGGATCGGTGTTGGTGCAGGTCACACTGCCACGGGTAACGGCGGCAGCCACCAGGAAGGTACCGGTTTCGATACGGTCCGGCTGCACGCTGTAGGTGATCCCTTCCAGGCGCTCCACACCGTCTATGGTCAGCTTGGACGTGCCGACACCCTGGATCTTGGCACCCATGGCGATAAGGCAGTTGGCCAGGTCCACCACTTCCGGCTCACGGGCGGCGTTTTCAATGACGGTACGGCCATCGGCCAGCACGGCGGCCATCATCAGGTTCTCGGTGCCGGTGACCGACACCATATCTATGAAGATGTGGGCGCCCTTGAGGCGGCCGCCAGGGACCTGGGCCTTGATGTAGCCGTGCTCCACCAGGATCTCGGCACCCATCAGCTCCAGGCCGTGGATATGCAGGTTGACCGGGCGGGCACCGATGGCGCAGCCGCCGGGCAGGGACACTTCGCCCTTGCCGAACTTGGCCACCAGGGGCCCCAGGGCCAGGATGGAGGCACGCATGGTGCGCACCAGATCATAGGGGGCCACATGTTGGTCGACCGGACGAGGGTCCACTTCCACCGTCATGTTGTCCCCCAGGGTAATATCGGCACCCAGGCGCCCCAACAGGGCGATAGTGGTGGTGACATCGTTGAGGTGGGGGATGTTGGTCAGGGTTACGGGGCCGTCCGCCAACAGGGTGGAAAACAGGATCGGCAAGGCAGCGTTCTTGGCGCCGCTGATGGCGACGCTGCCGGCCAGCGGGGCGCCGCCGGTAATAAGCAGTTTATCCATAGGAGAGTCTGTCGTTACTGGCCGAGCATGAGCAGCTTTTTATCGCGCGCCCATTCGGCAGGAGTGAAGGTCTTGATGGATACGGCGTGCACAGAGCCATCGGCAATGGCGTCGGTCAGGGGGCCATACACCAGTTGTTGGCGCTTTACCGAACGCAGGCCGTCGAAGCAGGCGCCGACGGCGATGATGTTGTAGTGACTACCGTCATTACGGACTATGACTTCGTCCAAATTGAGGCTGTCACGGAGCTGTTGCTCGAGTTCTTGGTTGGTCATGAATGCTCGATGGGCAGAATATCTTCAAGATCGCCCAATTCTGCCAGCTTTTTGAGCCTTTCAGAAGCCCCGGTGACCCGCACCTCAGGGTAACGTTCACAAAGATCAAGCAGCACCGCCAGGCCGGCGGTGTCTACTTTGTCCAAACCGTTCACGGCCAGGGTCTTGAGGCCCACAAAGCTGGCCCGCCGTTGCCAGAGCCCCGGCACCGTGTTGCGGTCCAGGGTTCCGGCCAACTGCAGCTCGGGGCTTTGCCAGCGGATATCAAGGCTCATGCGGCCTTGTCCTCTTTCTTGATGGTGATCGGCACTTCGGCCTTTTCCTTGAGCATCTCTGTCACTTCATCGATGCCTTTTTGGCGAATAAGGCCTTCCAGCTCGGCTTGTTTGGAAGCCAACAGGCTGATGCCTTCGGCCACCATGTCGTAAACGCCCCAGTCACCGGTCTTGCTGTTGAGGCGGGCCTTGAAGATCAGGCTGATTTCGGGGCGGCCGGTTTCGATGATGCGGGCCTTGACCGAAGCTATCTTCTGCTGGCGATTCGGGTCCAGGTCGGAACGCTCGAAGGACACCTGCTGGTCACGATATTGGGTGAAGGCCTGGGCATAGGTGGTGACCAGGTAGTTCTTGAAAGCACCGATAAAGCGGTCACGCTGGTCGGCAGACACCTTGGGCAGATTGCGGCCAATCACCTTCAAAGAGGCATAGCGGTAATCCACATAAGGCAGCAGCTCGTCACGGACAATAACCTTGAGGACGTTGGGGTCCTGCTGGACCTGGGGCTGCTCGGCCTTGAGGCGGTCAAAAGCCTGCTGGGCGGCCTGCTCCACCATGGAGTAAGGGTCTTTGCGGTCTACTTCCACGGCCTGGGCCAGGGTGCTGGTGCCCATGATCAGCAGGGCGGCGGTGATCCATCGTTTGAACATAAGGGGTAACTCCTCAGTCGTGTGACTGGCCGAACAGGAACTGGCCGATCAACTCTTCCAGCACCAAGGCGGACTTGGTGTCTTCAATGTAGTCGCCATCTTTGAGCATGGAAATGGACTCATCCTGAAAGCCGGGTTGCAGGCCAATGTATTGCTCACCCAATAAACCGGAGGTGAGTATGGCGGCGGAACTGGTTTCCGGGAATTTCTCGTAGTCGGCGTTGATGGACATGGCCACCACAGGGGTAAAGTCGTGGTCGTCCAGCTTGATGCTGTCCACCCGGCCCACCACCACGCCGCCCACCTTGACCGGGGAGCGGACCTTGAGGCCACCGACGTTCTCAAACTTGGCGTACAGGGTGTAGCTGCTGCCGTTGCCGCCGGTGCTGCCGTTAGCCACACGCAGGGCCAGGACCAGTATGGCTGCTACGCCCAGCAGGATGAAAAAGCCCACCAACAATTCAATTTTGCGACTGTTTTGCATAATTAGTTTCCAAACATCAATGCCGTCAGAATAAAGTCCAGACCCAGTACCGCCAGGGATGAATGCACCACTGTCTGGGTGGTCGCTTTGCTGATCCCTTCCGAGTTGGGCACAGCGTCATAGCCGTTGAAGACGGCGATCCAGGTCACCACCAGGGCGAACACCAGGCTCTTGACGAAGCCGTTGAGGATGTCGTCCACCAGGTCCACGGCCGATTGCATCACCGACCAATAGGTACCGGCATCCACCCCAAGCCAATCCACACCCACTATCTTGCCGCCCCAGATACCAACGGCGCAGAAGATGGCGGTAAGCAGCGGCATGGCGATGACGCCGGCCCAGAAACGGGGCGCTATCACCCTTTTGAGGGGGTCGACGGCCATCATTTCCAGGCTGGAAAGCTGTTCGGTGGCCTTCATCAGGCCGATTTCGGCGGTCAGCGCAGAGCCGGCGCGGCCAGCAAAGAGCAGCGCCGTCACCACGGGGCCCAACTCCCGCAAAATACTCAGGGCCACCATGGGCCCAAGGGAGGCCTCGGCGCCGTAGTCCACCAGTATGGTGTAGCCCTGCAGGCCCAGCACCATGCCGATAAAGAGGCCGGAGACGATGATGATCAGCAGGGATTGCACCCCCACCACATAGACCTGGCGCACCAGCAGGTGCAGGCTTTTTAGCCTGGGCCAGCAGGCCACGGCCGAGACCATCATCAAGAAGGCGCGGCCAATGCTGCTGGTCAAGGTCAGGCCGGAACGGCCCAGACGGGCGATGGAATCAAACATCAGCGGGCCTCTCCTTTCAGGTCGCTACGGTAATCCGGCGCCGGATAGTGGAAACGGACAGGGCCGTCCGGCTCACCCTGAAGGAACTGGGTCAGCTGGGGCGAGTTGCTTTCCTTGAGCTGGGCCGGAGTCCCCTGCCCTATGACCTTCTTGTCCGCCACCACGTAGACGTAGTCGGCAATGGACAGCACCTCTTCCACGTCGTGGGACACCACCACAGAGGTCAGGCCCAGGGCGTCGTTGAGACGGCGAATAAGGTTGACGATAACCCCCATGGAGATGGGGTCCTGCCCGGCAAAGGGCTCGTCGTACATGATCATGTCCGGGTCCAGGGCAATGGACCTGGCCAGGGCGGCGCGGCGGGCCATACCGCCGGACAGCTCACCCGGCATCAGGCCGTTGGCGCCGCGCAGCCCCACCGCTTCAAGCTTCATCAGCACGATTTTGCGGATAAGGGCCTCCGACAGTTCGGTGTGCTCGCGCAGCGGGAAGGCTACGTTGTCGAACACCGTCATGTCGGTAAAGAGGGCGCCGCTCTGGAACAGCATGCTCATGCGCTTGCGGGCCTGGAACAGCTGGCTGCGGGACAAAGACGGTACATTCTGGCCGTCAAAGAGTATCTGCCCCTTGTCCGGGCGCAACTGGCCGCCAATCAGGCGCAGCAAGGTGGTTTTGCCGATGCCGCTGGGGCCCATGATGGCAGTGACCTTGCCGACCGGAATGGTCAGGCTGATATCGTCGTAGATGACCCTGTCACCGCGACTGAATGTCATGTTCTTGATTTCAACTAGAGGGCGATCGGCGCTCATCCACGTAGTCCTGATCTCGCTAGGGCGGGCATTGTAGCAAAGGGCTCAGATGGCAAAGCAATGCCAATAATTGCAACAAAACGTTCGAAAGGGTATTCAGCAACCGCTGAATTGCCCCTGAACCCCAGGGCTGTCCTGGCCCGGAGCGAATACTTACCTCGGTCAGACATCGGTATCCTTAGCCAATTTTTTCCTCCAAATCCATTAATAGTGCCCAGATTTCCTTATTTAAAGCGGCAGCGGGTGTCGCCTTTGTCGCTTATCGGGCCAGCCTTTTTTATACTCTCGCCATCTTCAGTAAGGAGTCCCCATGGTAAAGCGTGACTTTTCCCAGTTTGGCCGCACTGTCCTTGAGATCGAAAAAGCCGCGATCGAAGGACTGTACCAGTCTCTGGGCGCATCCTTCGACCACGCCTGCCAGATCCTGTTCGACTGCCCTGGCAAAGTCATTGTCACAGGCATGGGTAAATCTGGTCATATCGGCGGCAAAATCGCCGCCACTCTGGCATCCACCGGCACCCCGGCCTTTTTTGTCCACCCCGGCGAAGCCTCTCACGGCGATCTGGGCATGATCACCGACCAGGACGTGGTGTTGGCCATTTCCAACTCAGGTGAGACCCAGGAAATCACCACCTTGCTGCCGGTGCTCAAACGCATGGGCGTGCCCCTTATCGCCATGACCGGCAAGCCCGAGTCTACCCTGTCACGCCACAGCGACGTGCATCTGAGCGTAGCGGTGGAAAAGGAGGCCTGCCCCCTTAACCTGGCCCCCACCGCTTCCACCACCGCCACCCTGGCCATGGGTGACGCCCTGGCGGTAGCCCTGCTGCACGCCCGTGGCTTTACCGCCGACGACTTTGCCTTGTCCCACCCCGGCGGCAGCCTGGGTAAACGCCTGCTGCTGCGCATCGAAGATGTGATGCACGCCGGCGAAGCCGTGCCCACGGTCAGCGAGCAGACCCTGCTGCGCGACGCCCTCTTGGAAATGACCCGCAAGGGTCTTGGCATGACAGCGGTAGTGGACGACAAAGGCGTGCTGCGCGGCCTCTTTACCGACGGCGACCTGCGCCGGGTACTGGATGCCGGCCACGACGTGCGCACCGTTCCCATCAACAAGGTGATGACCAAGGGCGGTGTCACTGTGTCACCGCAGATGCTGGCGGCCGAGGCCCTGCACCTGATGGAGGAGCGCAAGATCAACGGCCTTTTCGTGGTGGACGGGAACCACAGGCCCATAGGCGCACTCAATACCCAAGACTTGATGCGTGCAGGAGTGCTCTGAATGCAGGACAGCCTCTACGGCCCGGTAACGCCGGCAATATGGGAACGTTTTCAGCAGGTGAAGCTGTTGGTGTGCGATGTGGACGGGGTCTTCTCCGACGGCCGCATCTACCTTGGCAATAACGGTGAAGAGCTCAAGGCCTTCCACACCCGCGACGGCTTCGGGGTCAAAGCCCTGCGCGCCGCCGGCATCGAAGTGGCGGTGATAACAGGCCGCAACAGCCGCATCGTCAGCGACCGCTTCAACGCCCTTGGGGTGCCCTATATCTATCAAGGCCAACACGACAAGCGCGGCGCCTTCGCCGAGCTGTTGGCCAAGCTGGACCTGGCCCCGGCCCAGGTGGCCTATATCGGTGACGACATCCCGGACCTGGATCTTATCGAATCGGTTGGCCTGGGCCTGGCGGTGGCCGATGCCCACCCCCTGGTGGCCAAGGCAGCCCACTATGTCACCGGTATCAAGGGTGGCCAGGGGGCGGTGCGGGAAGTGTGCGATCTGCTGCTGCAAAGCCAGGGCCACAGTCTGCGCCCGGCGGGGGCCAGCCTGTGAACCGCGCCCTGCTCTTTATCCTGGTGCTGTTCGCCATCACCCTTGGCCTGGTGTACTGGACCGGCAACGACGAGGACGCCGCTCAGCAGGGTCAGGCCCAGTTGGTGGACCAGCCCGACGGCATCGCCGAAGACCTGCAGGTCCGTCAGTTCGACGACAAAGGCCAGCTGAGCATGCAGGTCAATGCCGACAGCATGACCCACTTCAGCCTGCGCCAGGAAACCTGGCTGACGGCGCCCCGCTTCGAGCTTTATGACCAGGAACAACACAAGCCCTGGCAAATCCGCGCCGATCAGGCCAAAGTGACGGGGCAACGGCTGGTCGACCTTAAAAACGGTGTTATCATCCAGAGCCTTACCGATGATGCACCGGTCAGGCGCGTCGACACCGACAACCTGCAGTTGGATCTGGTGCAAAAGACCATGGATACCGACGCCCCTGTGACCATTATTGGGCCGGGTTATGTCACCTCAGGCGTGGGCCTGGAAGCCGAACTGGAAGGACAGCAAGTCCGCCTCAAGAGTCAGGTTAGTACCGAATATGAACAGCCCAAAGATTATCATTAGTGCCGTTCTGGCCCTGGCACTGCCACTGCTGGCCAGCGCCGCCGACCGGGACTTCGACGAGAAGATCCTGGTGACCAGCCAGCGCAACGCCGCCGACGGCATCGAAAAGCGCGTGATCTACGAAGGGGACGTGAAAATCGTCCAAGGCAGCCTGCGCATCACCGCCGACCATATGGAAATCGACACCAGCAACAACGAGCGGGTCTTTGTCGCCAAGGGCAAGCCGGTGCGTTTCCAGCAGAAACTCAACGACGGTAGCTGGGTCAAGGCCCAGGCCCGCGAGATCCGCTACCTGGACAACCAGCGCCTGGTGGTGATGAAAGGTGACGCCCAAATCGAGCTGCAGGGCAGCCTGGCCAAGGGCGACACCATGCAGTATGACCTGCAGGCCCAGCGCCTGACCGCCGAGGCCAAAGACGACCAGAGCCGGGTGGTGACCATCTTCGAACCCAGCGAGTTCAAAGAGCCGGAAAAGAAAGAAGAACCGCAACCTGAGACCGAGCAGCCCGAAACCGAGCAGCAAGGAGAAGAACAGCAGGGTCAGGAACAACAAAGCCAAGAGGGCAATCCCTGATGGCGGTTCTTAAAGCGCAGCACCTGGCCAAGAGTTATAAACGCCGCAAGGTGGTCAAGGACGTCAGCCTGACCGTGGAAACCGGCCAGATAGTGGGCCTGCTGGGCCCCAACGGCGCTGGCAAGACCACCACCTTCTACATGGTGGTGGGGCTGGTGCTGGCCGACAAGGGCCGTATCCAAATAGACGAGCGGGACCTGACCCTCGAACCCATGCATGTGCGGGCCAGGGCCGGTATCGGCTACCTGCCCCAGGAGGCCAGCATCTTCAGGAAGCTGAGCGTCCACGACAACATCATGGCGGTGCTGGAGCGGCGCAAGGATCTGGACAAGGCCGGCCGCGAAGACGCCCTGGACGCCCT
Encoded proteins:
- the lptC gene encoding LPS export ABC transporter periplasmic protein LptC: MNRALLFILVLFAITLGLVYWTGNDEDAAQQGQAQLVDQPDGIAEDLQVRQFDDKGQLSMQVNADSMTHFSLRQETWLTAPRFELYDQEQHKPWQIRADQAKVTGQRLVDLKNGVIIQSLTDDAPVRRVDTDNLQLDLVQKTMDTDAPVTIIGPGYVTSGVGLEAELEGQQVRLKSQVSTEYEQPKDYH
- the kdsC gene encoding 3-deoxy-manno-octulosonate-8-phosphatase KdsC, producing the protein MQDSLYGPVTPAIWERFQQVKLLVCDVDGVFSDGRIYLGNNGEELKAFHTRDGFGVKALRAAGIEVAVITGRNSRIVSDRFNALGVPYIYQGQHDKRGAFAELLAKLDLAPAQVAYIGDDIPDLDLIESVGLGLAVADAHPLVAKAAHYVTGIKGGQGAVREVCDLLLQSQGHSLRPAGASL
- the lptB gene encoding LPS export ABC transporter ATP-binding protein — protein: MAVLKAQHLAKSYKRRKVVKDVSLTVETGQIVGLLGPNGAGKTTTFYMVVGLVLADKGRIQIDERDLTLEPMHVRARAGIGYLPQEASIFRKLSVHDNIMAVLERRKDLDKAGREDALDALLDEFHISHLRDSLGASLSGGERRRVEIARALAANPAFILLDEPFAGVDPISVIDIKKIIEHLRDRGLGVLITDHNVRETLSVCEHAYIVSHGELIASGSPQAILANKQVRDVYLGEQFQL
- a CDS encoding KpsF/GutQ family sugar-phosphate isomerase, which codes for MVKRDFSQFGRTVLEIEKAAIEGLYQSLGASFDHACQILFDCPGKVIVTGMGKSGHIGGKIAATLASTGTPAFFVHPGEASHGDLGMITDQDVVLAISNSGETQEITTLLPVLKRMGVPLIAMTGKPESTLSRHSDVHLSVAVEKEACPLNLAPTASTTATLAMGDALAVALLHARGFTADDFALSHPGGSLGKRLLLRIEDVMHAGEAVPTVSEQTLLRDALLEMTRKGLGMTAVVDDKGVLRGLFTDGDLRRVLDAGHDVRTVPINKVMTKGGVTVSPQMLAAEALHLMEERKINGLFVVDGNHRPIGALNTQDLMRAGVL
- the lptA gene encoding lipopolysaccharide transport periplasmic protein LptA yields the protein MNSPKIIISAVLALALPLLASAADRDFDEKILVTSQRNAADGIEKRVIYEGDVKIVQGSLRITADHMEIDTSNNERVFVAKGKPVRFQQKLNDGSWVKAQAREIRYLDNQRLVVMKGDAQIELQGSLAKGDTMQYDLQAQRLTAEAKDDQSRVVTIFEPSEFKEPEKKEEPQPETEQPETEQQGEEQQGQEQQSQEGNP